From a single Marinobacter sp. THAF197a genomic region:
- a CDS encoding DUF2390 domain-containing protein, with product MTVPQTESLNLPATMEPDNPLWRYALACWQNPELAEACLTLQACDWSVTRILCAGWLGVNGHLFTGVEDAKVTEWRSRVTGSIRSARKSIPRHHIGCRDLREALARAELQAEQTELALAWHTLTPRYPETGNMHNRKAAIQQNLLAAAPRREADTRAPISLDTLAGLLAAAAGEPQP from the coding sequence ATGACCGTTCCGCAGACAGAATCATTGAATCTGCCCGCAACAATGGAACCGGATAATCCCCTGTGGCGTTATGCACTGGCCTGCTGGCAAAACCCGGAGCTGGCCGAGGCCTGCCTGACGTTGCAGGCCTGTGACTGGAGCGTTACCCGAATTCTCTGTGCCGGCTGGCTGGGGGTGAACGGGCACCTGTTCACTGGCGTTGAGGACGCTAAGGTAACAGAGTGGCGATCCCGTGTAACCGGCAGCATTCGTTCGGCCAGAAAATCCATTCCCCGGCATCATATTGGTTGTCGTGATCTCCGGGAAGCGCTGGCCCGGGCCGAACTACAGGCCGAGCAAACCGAACTTGCCCTGGCCTGGCACACACTGACACCCAGGTACCCGGAGACTGGCAACATGCACAATCGCAAAGCCGCCATCCAGCAAAACCTATTGGCTGCAGCACCGCGTCGGGAAGCAGACACCCGGGCACCCATATCACTGGACACGCTGGCAGGCCTCCTGGCTGCTGCGGCAGGAGAACCACAGCCATGA
- a CDS encoding flagellar basal body-associated FliL family protein, with protein MTFHRKYVLTLLLAIASLIAWPAMAEEETEERGVTDYIAMEPAFVTHVGEPGNKVIYLKASVTLRASQETTRAAVQAHMPRLRHELVMLFGEQTDVDQLTTQQGQQALRGEAAQRINTALEEQKTGERITGVLFTEFVVQR; from the coding sequence ATGACCTTTCACCGAAAATACGTCCTAACGCTGTTACTCGCTATCGCTTCCCTGATCGCCTGGCCGGCCATGGCCGAGGAGGAGACAGAGGAACGGGGGGTAACCGACTACATCGCCATGGAGCCGGCATTTGTGACCCATGTGGGCGAACCCGGCAACAAGGTCATTTACCTGAAGGCATCGGTAACCCTTCGTGCCTCGCAGGAGACAACAAGAGCCGCCGTACAGGCCCATATGCCGCGATTGCGGCACGAACTGGTGATGCTGTTCGGTGAGCAGACGGACGTTGACCAGCTCACTACTCAGCAGGGCCAGCAAGCGTTAAGAGGGGAAGCCGCACAGCGGATCAATACCGCCCTGGAAGAACAGAAAACCGGTGAGCGCATCACCGGCGTGTTGTTTACGGAATTCGTGGTGCAACGGTAG
- a CDS encoding molybdenum cofactor biosynthesis protein MoaE codes for MISIQTEDFDVGAEYEALRASGSGTGAVATFSGLVRDSGDLSGVTGLFLEHYPGMTEQVIQGLIDSASQRWDVRKARVIHRVGRLALSDQIVFVGVCSAHRGDAFAACEFIMDALKTSAPFWKKEITGDTEHWVEQKDSDLDRSKAWE; via the coding sequence ATGATTTCTATCCAGACGGAAGATTTCGATGTCGGCGCAGAATACGAGGCGCTGCGCGCCTCCGGTTCCGGCACTGGTGCGGTGGCGACCTTTTCCGGGCTGGTGCGGGACTCCGGGGACCTGTCCGGGGTGACCGGGTTATTCCTGGAGCATTATCCCGGCATGACGGAACAGGTGATTCAGGGATTGATTGACTCCGCCTCCCAGCGCTGGGATGTCCGCAAGGCGAGGGTGATTCATCGGGTCGGGCGGCTGGCGCTGTCGGATCAGATCGTGTTTGTCGGCGTTTGCAGTGCTCACCGGGGGGATGCATTTGCAGCCTGCGAATTCATCATGGACGCCCTGAAAACGTCAGCCCCGTTCTGGAAAAAGGAAATCACCGGAGACACCGAACACTGGGTAGAGCAAAAAGACTCGGACCTGGACCGTTCCAAGGCCTGGGAATAA
- the moaD gene encoding molybdopterin converting factor subunit 1 yields MTDQNLTVRFFARLREELDTESLELPATPGQTVEGLLSQLAARGGPWAQLQGDQPVMVAVNQAMAKPSTPVTPGDEVAFFPPVTGG; encoded by the coding sequence ATGACTGACCAGAACCTGACTGTTCGCTTTTTCGCACGGCTTCGGGAGGAGCTTGATACCGAGAGCCTTGAGTTGCCGGCAACTCCGGGCCAAACCGTTGAGGGTTTGTTGTCACAACTGGCCGCCCGGGGCGGCCCCTGGGCTCAACTGCAGGGTGACCAGCCGGTCATGGTGGCGGTCAACCAGGCCATGGCCAAGCCGTCAACGCCGGTCACGCCGGGCGATGAAGTGGCCTTCTTTCCACCGGTGACCGGAGGTTGA
- the trxA gene encoding thioredoxin TrxA encodes MSGNIVNVTDASFEQDVLKSDVPVLVDYWAEWCGPCKMIAPVLEEIADEYDGKLKVCKLNIDENEQTPPKFNIRGIPTLMLFKNGNVDATKVGALSKSQLAAFLDSNL; translated from the coding sequence ATGAGCGGAAATATCGTTAATGTCACCGACGCTTCTTTCGAACAGGACGTACTGAAGTCCGACGTCCCGGTACTGGTCGACTACTGGGCTGAGTGGTGCGGCCCGTGCAAGATGATTGCCCCGGTTCTGGAAGAAATCGCCGACGAATACGACGGCAAGCTCAAGGTCTGCAAGCTCAACATCGACGAAAACGAACAGACCCCGCCCAAGTTCAACATCCGTGGTATCCCGACCCTCATGCTGTTCAAGAACGGCAACGTGGACGCCACCAAAGTTGGCGCTTTGTCCAAGTCACAGCTCGCCGCCTTCCTCGACAGCAACCTCTGA
- the ppx gene encoding exopolyphosphatase, translating to MTAASPAENTAPSPDMLAAIDMGSNSFHMVVARLVHGEIRTVEKMGEKVQLGAGLDPYNRLTEEAQQRALECLSRFAQRLQGMPAEGVQIVGTNALRVARNAPEFIARAEEVLGYPVEIIAGREEARLIYLGVSHTLADDEGRRLVIDIGGGSTEFIIGQRFEPQELESLHMGCVSFRNRYFPDGKITRRQMDKAITHAEQELLNIRQHYRSVGWQSAVGSSGSIKAICSVLANLKITDGTLTRDAMEELRKRLVDMGKVEKLADLGVRQDRQSIFPAGFAILLAAFRSLDIQAMTFADGALREGLLYDIVGRIQHEDVRERTIAALQERYHVDQAHGAAVEQTAIAAWQQVADQWGLHTSADEDVLRWACRLHEIGLTISHSQYHKHGAYLLRYSDLPGFTQQFQKDLATLVRGHRRKFSATVFEGIEPEDKPRLRYLCVLLRLAVLIQHPRNLEQPPEFVLHGHENKLVVEFPEGWLDNRPLTLADLENERDYLSKQDFTLEIGTR from the coding sequence GTGACGGCCGCATCCCCCGCCGAGAACACCGCACCCTCCCCGGATATGCTGGCAGCCATTGATATGGGCTCCAACAGTTTTCATATGGTCGTGGCCCGCCTGGTCCATGGTGAAATTCGTACCGTCGAAAAGATGGGCGAAAAGGTCCAGCTGGGCGCGGGGCTTGACCCCTATAACCGGCTGACGGAAGAAGCCCAGCAAAGGGCCCTGGAATGTCTCAGCCGGTTTGCCCAGCGCCTGCAGGGCATGCCTGCCGAGGGCGTTCAGATTGTCGGTACCAACGCTTTGAGAGTGGCCCGCAACGCCCCCGAGTTCATTGCCCGGGCAGAAGAGGTCCTCGGTTACCCGGTTGAGATCATCGCGGGACGGGAAGAAGCCCGTCTGATCTACCTTGGCGTTTCCCACACTCTGGCCGATGACGAAGGCAGGCGACTGGTCATCGATATTGGCGGCGGCAGCACCGAGTTCATCATCGGCCAGCGATTTGAGCCCCAGGAGCTGGAAAGCCTGCATATGGGCTGTGTGTCGTTTCGCAATCGCTATTTCCCGGACGGAAAAATTACCCGGCGGCAGATGGACAAAGCGATCACTCACGCCGAACAGGAGCTCCTGAACATCCGCCAGCACTACCGCTCGGTTGGCTGGCAAAGTGCCGTCGGTTCCTCAGGATCCATCAAGGCGATCTGCAGTGTGCTGGCCAATCTGAAGATCACCGATGGCACCCTCACCCGTGACGCAATGGAAGAGCTGCGTAAACGGCTTGTCGACATGGGCAAGGTTGAAAAACTGGCAGACCTGGGCGTTCGTCAGGATCGGCAAAGCATTTTCCCGGCCGGATTTGCCATCCTGCTGGCGGCATTCCGATCACTGGATATTCAGGCGATGACCTTCGCAGATGGGGCTCTCCGGGAGGGGCTGCTGTACGATATCGTTGGCCGTATCCAGCACGAGGATGTGCGGGAACGCACCATTGCCGCGCTGCAGGAGCGCTACCACGTCGACCAGGCTCACGGCGCTGCCGTTGAGCAAACGGCTATCGCTGCCTGGCAGCAAGTGGCCGACCAATGGGGCCTGCATACGTCAGCAGACGAGGATGTACTGCGCTGGGCCTGCCGGCTGCACGAGATTGGCCTGACCATCTCCCACAGCCAGTACCACAAACACGGCGCATATCTGCTGCGTTATTCCGACTTGCCCGGTTTTACCCAGCAGTTCCAGAAAGATCTGGCCACCCTGGTGCGTGGCCATCGACGGAAATTCTCCGCCACGGTGTTCGAGGGCATAGAGCCGGAAGACAAACCGCGCCTGCGGTACCTGTGCGTTTTGCTGCGGCTGGCCGTATTGATTCAACACCCCAGGAATCTGGAGCAGCCTCCCGAATTCGTCCTCCATGGCCATGAAAACAAGCTGGTGGTGGAGTTTCCGGAAGGCTGGCTGGATAACCGGCCACTGACCCTGGCAGACCTGGAGAACGAGCGGGATTACCTGTCCAAACAGGATTTCACCCTGGAAATCGGCACCCGGTAA
- a CDS encoding disulfide bond formation protein B produces MTSRWVFGVVFLLCAALLAVAFYMEHVMGLEPCPLCWLQRFGFMGAGLVALFAFLHGPAGFGNRVYGFFLVLTAGTGLGIAGRQLWLQSLPEDQVPACGPSVDYMLEVLPWFEVLQTALKGTGDCAEVVWRFLGLSIPGWTAVFFSLLVLVGLVMMFRRYRPKNWLQG; encoded by the coding sequence TTGACAAGCAGATGGGTGTTCGGCGTCGTTTTTCTTCTGTGCGCAGCTCTGTTGGCCGTGGCCTTTTACATGGAGCACGTCATGGGCCTGGAGCCTTGCCCGTTGTGCTGGTTGCAGCGTTTTGGCTTTATGGGCGCAGGGCTGGTAGCCCTGTTTGCGTTTCTCCATGGTCCTGCCGGTTTTGGTAACCGGGTGTATGGCTTTTTTCTGGTGCTGACCGCCGGCACCGGGCTGGGCATTGCTGGTCGGCAGCTGTGGCTGCAAAGCCTGCCGGAAGATCAGGTACCCGCCTGTGGGCCGTCGGTGGACTACATGCTTGAGGTGTTGCCCTGGTTTGAGGTGCTGCAGACGGCCCTGAAAGGCACCGGTGATTGCGCCGAAGTGGTCTGGCGCTTTCTCGGGTTGAGCATTCCTGGCTGGACAGCTGTGTTCTTCAGCTTGTTGGTGCTGGTTGGCCTGGTGATGATGTTCCGCCGGTATCGGCCGAAAAACTGGTTGCAGGGCTGA
- a CDS encoding FKBP-type peptidyl-prolyl cis-trans isomerase, with the protein MKKTLLAIAMTGLVAGCSTAQDSAKDPALDTTPEKVSYGMGLVLGERMSNDLPDLQMDQFLQGIQHGHAGDEETKRLTREQIQEALMAYQEELQSQQEQQYNELASQNLEAGEAFLAQNAEREGVETTESGLQYEVIEEGDGNNPTASDRVQVHYTGELINGDVFDSSRDRGQPVTFGLNQVIPGWTEGLQLMSEGARYKLYIPADLAYGPGGNQAIGPNETLIFDVELLAVNPENE; encoded by the coding sequence ATGAAGAAAACCCTGTTAGCTATCGCCATGACCGGCCTGGTTGCCGGCTGCTCTACCGCCCAGGATTCCGCAAAGGACCCCGCTCTGGACACGACGCCGGAGAAAGTCAGCTACGGCATGGGCCTGGTGCTTGGTGAGCGCATGAGCAACGACCTGCCTGACCTGCAAATGGATCAGTTCCTGCAGGGCATCCAGCACGGCCACGCCGGTGACGAGGAGACCAAGCGCCTGACCCGGGAGCAAATTCAGGAAGCACTGATGGCCTACCAGGAGGAGCTTCAAAGCCAACAGGAACAGCAATACAACGAACTGGCCAGCCAGAACCTGGAAGCCGGGGAAGCCTTCCTGGCCCAGAACGCTGAACGGGAAGGCGTGGAAACCACCGAGTCCGGCCTGCAATATGAGGTCATCGAGGAAGGCGACGGCAACAACCCGACAGCTTCAGACCGTGTACAGGTACACTACACCGGTGAGCTGATCAACGGCGATGTGTTCGACAGCTCCCGTGATCGTGGCCAACCGGTTACCTTTGGTCTAAACCAGGTGATTCCAGGCTGGACCGAAGGCCTGCAACTGATGAGCGAGGGTGCCCGCTACAAGCTCTACATTCCTGCCGATCTGGCCTATGGCCCCGGTGGCAATCAGGCGATCGGGCCCAACGAAACCCTGATTTTTGATGTGGAACTGCTGGCAGTCAACCCGGAAAACGAATAA
- a CDS encoding Rsd/AlgQ family anti-sigma factor: MLENCRNARERWGGVSELIDRWLKERQELLVRYCDLSTETDFSQTEMLRDKFVRLCEVLVDYVSAGHFEVYEQLIQEAREFNDGGLELAAKVYPRIEQTTGVALNFNDRVDGRLLTEDDVRELFSELSKLGEVLESRFEMEDFLIEHLHNAHAGKMASA; the protein is encoded by the coding sequence ATGTTGGAGAACTGCAGAAACGCCAGGGAGCGTTGGGGCGGAGTCAGCGAGCTGATCGACCGTTGGCTGAAAGAGCGCCAGGAGCTGTTGGTGCGCTACTGCGATCTGTCGACCGAGACCGATTTCTCCCAGACCGAGATGCTGCGAGACAAGTTTGTCCGCCTCTGTGAGGTGCTGGTCGACTATGTGTCTGCCGGGCACTTCGAAGTCTACGAACAGTTGATCCAGGAAGCCCGTGAGTTTAACGATGGCGGCCTGGAGTTGGCGGCAAAGGTCTATCCCCGGATTGAGCAGACGACCGGTGTGGCTCTCAATTTCAACGATCGCGTTGATGGTCGACTGCTGACCGAAGACGACGTCAGGGAGCTGTTCTCAGAGTTGTCAAAGCTGGGTGAAGTGCTGGAAAGCCGGTTCGAGATGGAAGATTTCCTGATCGAGCATTTGCATAATGCCCATGCCGGAAAAATGGCCTCTGCCTGA
- a CDS encoding ATP-binding cassette domain-containing protein, whose product MLTITDLSLQRGGVWLLENVSLTVQPGQRVAIVGANGAGKSSLFQLLLGHLAPEQGSVSLPGGCRIAHMAQEVEASQRSARDFVLDGDFELRRMERELADAEARDDHHAIARLHGELDVHEAWSAPRRADSLLRGLGFADSDVGRPVSAFSGGWRIRLNLAQALMRPSDLLLLDEPTNHLDLDACLWLENWLRRYPGTLLFISHDRDFMDRVATHMVHFDNKKLELYTGNYSAFEVQRSERLAQQQSNYERQQARIAEIQRFIDRFKAKATKARQAQSRVKALERMERIAPAHVDSPFSFEFPMADKVSNPLLSIRNGVAGHGQTAILNNINVTLLPGSRIGLLGPNGAGKSTFMDALRGTGTLLSGERTCGEHLAIGYFAQHQLEALDLDASPFLHLQRLSPRASEQSVRNFLGGFDFHGDEALSPIRSFSGGEKARVALAVIAWQKPNLLLLDEPTNHLDLEMRQALTMALQNFDGAIVVVSHDRHLLRNTVDEFWLVSDGTVQEYDGDLEDYERWLADRRKDEDEPPKRQVAEDSEAEKKAGSAQALTAEERKARKRQEAELRQKLSPWRKKQVSLEARMDQLQQQLAGVEASLGDPAVYEDSGKVRLKALLAEQTELKRALEETEAEWLEVSETVENLEAELAG is encoded by the coding sequence ATGTTAACGATAACCGATCTCAGTTTACAACGAGGCGGCGTCTGGTTGCTAGAAAACGTCAGCCTGACGGTGCAGCCCGGCCAGAGGGTAGCGATTGTTGGCGCTAATGGTGCCGGAAAATCCAGCCTGTTCCAGCTCTTACTGGGCCATCTGGCGCCGGAGCAGGGCAGTGTGTCGTTGCCAGGGGGCTGCCGTATTGCCCACATGGCGCAGGAGGTTGAGGCCAGCCAGCGATCTGCCCGGGACTTTGTCCTGGATGGCGACTTTGAATTGCGCCGTATGGAGCGTGAGCTGGCCGATGCGGAAGCCCGGGATGATCATCACGCCATTGCCCGCCTGCACGGCGAGCTGGATGTGCACGAAGCCTGGTCTGCGCCGAGAAGAGCCGACTCGTTGCTGCGCGGGTTGGGGTTTGCCGACAGCGATGTCGGCCGGCCAGTATCGGCGTTTTCAGGGGGCTGGCGTATTCGTCTGAATCTGGCCCAGGCCCTGATGAGGCCATCGGACCTCCTGTTGCTGGATGAGCCCACCAACCACCTGGACCTGGACGCCTGTCTGTGGCTTGAGAACTGGCTTCGTCGATATCCTGGCACCCTGCTATTTATCTCCCATGATCGGGATTTCATGGATCGGGTGGCCACACACATGGTGCACTTTGATAACAAAAAGCTGGAACTCTACACCGGCAACTACTCGGCGTTTGAAGTGCAGCGCAGCGAGCGCCTGGCCCAGCAACAATCCAATTACGAGCGCCAGCAGGCCCGTATTGCCGAGATTCAGCGATTCATTGACCGCTTCAAGGCCAAGGCTACCAAGGCCCGCCAGGCCCAGAGCCGGGTCAAGGCCCTGGAGCGCATGGAACGAATCGCGCCAGCCCATGTGGATTCGCCCTTCAGCTTTGAATTTCCGATGGCGGACAAGGTGTCCAACCCGTTGTTGTCCATTCGCAACGGTGTGGCCGGCCATGGCCAGACGGCTATCCTGAATAATATCAACGTCACCTTATTGCCCGGCTCGCGCATTGGTTTGCTCGGCCCCAACGGTGCGGGCAAATCAACCTTTATGGATGCCCTGCGGGGCACCGGTACCCTTCTGTCGGGTGAGCGTACCTGTGGCGAGCACCTGGCCATCGGGTATTTTGCCCAGCACCAGCTGGAAGCCCTGGATCTGGATGCCAGCCCGTTCCTGCATTTGCAGCGGTTGTCGCCCCGTGCGTCCGAGCAATCGGTGCGGAACTTTCTGGGCGGCTTTGATTTCCATGGCGATGAGGCCCTGAGCCCAATTCGCTCGTTCTCCGGGGGTGAGAAAGCCCGGGTCGCCCTGGCGGTGATCGCCTGGCAGAAACCCAACCTGCTGTTGCTGGATGAGCCCACCAACCACCTGGACCTGGAGATGCGCCAGGCCCTGACCATGGCACTGCAGAATTTTGATGGTGCCATTGTGGTGGTGTCCCATGATCGGCACCTGTTACGCAATACCGTAGACGAGTTCTGGCTGGTGTCGGATGGCACAGTCCAGGAATACGACGGCGACCTGGAAGACTATGAACGCTGGCTGGCAGACCGCAGGAAGGATGAGGACGAGCCCCCCAAACGCCAGGTAGCTGAAGATTCAGAGGCTGAAAAGAAGGCGGGCAGTGCCCAGGCGTTGACGGCCGAAGAGCGCAAGGCCAGAAAACGCCAGGAGGCGGAACTTCGCCAGAAGCTGAGCCCGTGGCGGAAAAAACAGGTATCTCTGGAAGCTCGGATGGATCAGCTGCAGCAGCAATTGGCAGGCGTGGAAGCTTCTCTGGGCGACCCTGCGGTGTACGAAGACAGCGGGAAAGTACGCCTGAAGGCGCTGCTGGCGGAGCAGACCGAACTCAAACGGGCCCTGGAGGAGACCGAGGCCGAGTGGCTGGAGGTCAGTGAAACGGTGGAAAACTTGGAAGCCGAACTGGCCGGCTAG
- a CDS encoding DUF4124 domain-containing protein, whose product MMMKWLIRLSFPALGLLLLLIFFGLGDPGKVSEPAAEEKPEAIPSFEGLLPAPIPTEGPEIVFKWQDTEGNWHYADQPPAQGPWNALAIERPGKNLRNERRADNDNDWRSPYRAPFSLAPSPGDNGT is encoded by the coding sequence ATGATGATGAAATGGCTTATTCGGCTATCGTTTCCGGCCCTTGGCCTGCTGTTGTTATTGATTTTCTTTGGCCTGGGGGACCCGGGCAAGGTCTCCGAGCCTGCGGCTGAGGAAAAGCCCGAAGCCATCCCCTCGTTTGAAGGTTTGCTGCCGGCCCCTATCCCCACCGAGGGCCCGGAAATTGTCTTCAAATGGCAGGATACCGAAGGTAACTGGCATTATGCCGACCAACCACCGGCCCAGGGCCCCTGGAATGCGCTGGCCATCGAGCGGCCAGGCAAGAACCTGCGCAACGAGCGCCGGGCCGACAATGACAACGACTGGCGTTCGCCTTATCGGGCACCCTTCTCCCTTGCCCCATCCCCCGGGGATAACGGGACCTGA